TTGTGCCCTTAATGGCTATTGTATGTACGGTGATTGGCGGTTTTTTGTTTAACCAGCAATTGGGTAAATTCCATCAGCAGGCCGCCGGTACCAGTAAAACGCTATCAGAAAAACTAAAAGCATATCAATCGGCCTTAATTATAAGATACGCGCTGCTGGAAGGCCCCTCGTTGTTCGGTATAGTTTGTTTTTTAATAACAGGTAACCTGTTTTATTTACTCATCTCGGCATGTTTAATAATTACCATGATCAGTTTAAGGCCATCGGTTAATGCCACCGAAGCTTACCTTCAATTAAGCTACGATGAAACGCAGCAATTACGCTGATGTTTGTTCAAAGTCGGAAAGTCCGGAAGTTAAGGCTTCCGACGGATCACTTCTGACTTTGACCTAAGGCTTTCAACTCCAGTTTGCCTTCTCATCTTTCCGACTTCCGGACTTCCCGACTTCAGACTAAGCATTATCCATACTAATGATCTGGGCTTTATAAGCTACCGGAAGGAGGGCATTGCGTAAAAAGGTTTCCACTTTAAGCATTCTTAAAAACTTATACGCCCATATCACCGGTAAAAGCCAGGGCAGTTTTCCTAAGGGAAGATGCCTGCCTACCAATGGTGGTACTACGAGCAGTTGCGCCTGTTTTAACACCGCGTAGCGCGAAACGCCGAGGTGTTTTTTATATTGACGGTATAAATCCAAAGTCAATTCGCCACAAACCAGGTTATGTTGTAAGTGTTCCTCGCGCATATCCAGGTATTCAAAGTAGTTTTTTGGTAGGCCGGTAAGCCCCATGCGCTGGCCTACCCGGTTAAAAACCATAAACGTTTGGCCCTTTTCGGCCTGGGTTAGTTTGCGCTCCAATAGTTCATATGAACGGATAGACAGGTCAATCAACAGGAACAACACATCGCGGTAAGCCCAATCCGGGATTTGTGCGCCGCGGCTGTTTTCTACACCTTTGTGAATGGCCGTTATCCTGTCGATAGCTTTTAAAGCCGATTCCTGGTCCGAAAAAATGATCTGCCTTGAATATTCAACGGTCGAAAATAAACGTCCAAGCGGGTCGGCAGGCAGGCGGCCGGTAAAGTAGAGCCAGTCAACCGCTTTGTTTAAGGCAAATTCGGCTGCAGCTGCCGCAAAAATAAATAGGATGGTATCGGCCTTACCCCAAATTTTCCTAACTATTGATTCCTCGCTTACAAAATATTCCATTCTTTAAATCTTGTAAAGTACTTTGTGTTGCAAAGTAATAAATATTATTTGAATTTGCAACTGATGGTTTTACACTATCCATGACACGCTGAGGTTTTACATAAGCATTCGGTTGAACGTCGGCTAAGACTCACCCTGTCGAGGCTATGCCCGACCACCGTCTCTCCGGCTGCACCGCAAAGAGGGTAAACCCCTTTTTTTATTTTGATTTGCCCCTCTATGCGCGAAGCGGAGTGAGGGGTGACGAGCGTAGCGATGTCGGGGTGAGTCGACTCGCCGACATGCGATATACGTCGTTCTCCTTCCGAGTCTCGCCGAATTTTACAGTTCAGAAAAAAACGTTACAGATATGTTGCAAAAAAAGATTAACGGATATTTTATGAATTCAAAAAACTTTGCGCCATTGTTCTCTGCGCGTTGAAAATCACAAATTGCAATTGGTATATTTAACCATGCAAAAATCCGAACTTCAAAAAATGCTGGATGGCGACCTGTACGATGCCAGCGATGCCGAACTGATTGCCGGCCGCTCAAAAGCACGCCAGCTGTTTACTCGTTACAATGCGCTTGATTATGACGATAAACAGGGCAAGCGTGCCATTTTAAAAGAGTTACTGGGTGGGTTTACCAATGCCATCGATATCCAGTCGCCTTTTTACTGCGATTATGGCTTTAATATTTTTGCCGGCGATAACCTGTTCCTGAATTTTAATTGCATTATACTGGATTGTGCGCGAGTAACTTTAGGTAATAATGTTTTTATGGCGCCCAATGTGCAGCTATATACTGCTTATCACCCCGTTATCGCTTCTGAACGGATAAAAGGCCCCGAGTACGCTGCTCCTATAACCATAGGCAACAATGTATGGCTTGGCGGCGGCGTAATTGTTTGCCCCGGTGTTACCATTGGCGATAATACCACTATTGGCGCGGGCAGTGTGGTGACCAAAGATATTCCGGCTAATGTGGTGGCAGTGGGGAATCCGTGCAAGGTAATAAAAGAGATTGTGTCGTGACAGAAAGGAGCTACGCTTTTTATCGGACTACAAATGGGAAGGGGAAATTCAGGAATCCGAAAGATATGCTTGGTT
The genomic region above belongs to Mucilaginibacter sp. KACC 22773 and contains:
- a CDS encoding oxygenase MpaB family protein, whose translation is MEYFVSEESIVRKIWGKADTILFIFAAAAAEFALNKAVDWLYFTGRLPADPLGRLFSTVEYSRQIIFSDQESALKAIDRITAIHKGVENSRGAQIPDWAYRDVLFLLIDLSIRSYELLERKLTQAEKGQTFMVFNRVGQRMGLTGLPKNYFEYLDMREEHLQHNLVCGELTLDLYRQYKKHLGVSRYAVLKQAQLLVVPPLVGRHLPLGKLPWLLPVIWAYKFLRMLKVETFLRNALLPVAYKAQIISMDNA
- a CDS encoding sugar O-acetyltransferase: MQKSELQKMLDGDLYDASDAELIAGRSKARQLFTRYNALDYDDKQGKRAILKELLGGFTNAIDIQSPFYCDYGFNIFAGDNLFLNFNCIILDCARVTLGNNVFMAPNVQLYTAYHPVIASERIKGPEYAAPITIGNNVWLGGGVIVCPGVTIGDNTTIGAGSVVTKDIPANVVAVGNPCKVIKEIVS